The Streptomyces sp. NBC_00224 genome has a window encoding:
- a CDS encoding LLM class flavin-dependent oxidoreductase, which yields MPSRPPASVFFPVQPKRLDSIAAFAQLVHQGHAHRLWAGQSMEALEIHQVLAALTVRFPGIPLGTGVAITLLRHPYEAALQARSLARLSGMPYVAGYGPSYPGAQRALRSTPYPSSCAAAEEYIALTRALLNGEKVRHDGDCFTLHANLEPLETPAVELGLGVLRPGMARTAGRVAEVAITLMTPPHYVRDHIVPALEAGAREAGRSRPRVATIVHVAVALPGRDLERVTYAGAYPNLILPHYTDMFRRAGISVDGADPADGAAKLLRSGGIVVGTPAEIAESLREYRACGVDEVILSPAGVLVTEGVEAALADLREILAADIRSTLQV from the coding sequence ATGCCGAGCCGACCGCCCGCCTCGGTGTTCTTCCCCGTACAGCCGAAACGGCTGGACAGCATCGCCGCCTTCGCCCAGCTCGTACACCAAGGCCACGCCCACCGCCTGTGGGCCGGCCAGTCCATGGAAGCGCTGGAGATCCACCAAGTCCTCGCCGCACTCACCGTACGCTTCCCAGGAATACCTCTCGGAACCGGCGTCGCGATCACGCTGCTCCGGCATCCCTACGAGGCAGCGCTGCAGGCCCGCTCCCTGGCCCGGCTGTCCGGAATGCCGTACGTCGCTGGATACGGCCCGTCATATCCGGGAGCCCAGCGGGCACTGCGCTCCACCCCCTATCCCAGTTCGTGCGCCGCGGCGGAGGAGTACATCGCCCTCACCCGCGCCCTGCTGAACGGTGAGAAGGTTCGGCACGACGGTGACTGTTTCACCCTGCATGCCAATCTCGAACCGTTGGAGACACCCGCGGTCGAGCTAGGGCTCGGCGTCCTTCGCCCGGGGATGGCCCGCACCGCCGGACGCGTCGCCGAGGTGGCGATCACCCTGATGACCCCGCCGCACTACGTGCGCGACCACATCGTTCCCGCACTGGAAGCCGGAGCGCGCGAGGCCGGCCGCAGTCGGCCGCGCGTGGCGACGATCGTGCATGTCGCCGTGGCGCTGCCGGGACGCGACCTCGAACGCGTCACATACGCCGGTGCCTACCCGAACCTGATTCTGCCGCACTACACCGACATGTTCCGGCGCGCCGGAATCAGCGTCGATGGCGCAGACCCGGCCGATGGAGCGGCGAAGCTCCTTCGCTCAGGAGGGATCGTGGTGGGAACGCCCGCCGAGATCGCGGAGTCCCTGCGGGAATACCGTGCCTGCGGAGTGGACGAGGTCATCCTCAGCCCTGCGGGCGTACTGGTCACCGAAGGAGTGGAGGCGGCACTCGCCGACCTGCGGGAGATCCTGGCAGCGGACATCCGGTCGACACTGCAGGTGTAA
- a CDS encoding ALQxL family class IV lanthipeptide has product MENDKVMEADVTALQALDADEETESALQSCAWTCPGTA; this is encoded by the coding sequence ATGGAGAACGACAAGGTGATGGAGGCCGACGTGACTGCGCTGCAGGCTCTCGACGCCGATGAAGAGACCGAGAGCGCGCTGCAGAGCTGCGCGTGGACCTGCCCCGGAACCGCGTGA